The following are encoded together in the Mugil cephalus isolate CIBA_MC_2020 chromosome 18, CIBA_Mcephalus_1.1, whole genome shotgun sequence genome:
- the vopp1 gene encoding vesicular, overexpressed in cancer, prosurvival protein 1, translated as MRNPAAGVALTLWLFLECVEANKYCWYFEGGYPIYFICRSYEDCCGTRCCVRALSIQRLWYLWVLLMMGVLFCCGAGFFIRRRMYPSPLRDEPAFNVSFTRHPVTTPVSQQPGSMQGFGVNGMTGGDPGGVTTMTHPTYPAQPGSTHMMMGPYPPPPSYCNHPPPSYEQIFQNGDKK; from the exons TGTGTAGAAGCCAATAAGTACTGCTGGTATTTTGAAGGAGGATATCCCATCTACTTCAT ATGTCGCTCCTATGAGGACTGCTGTGGGACCCGCTGCTGTGTCAGAGCCCTGTCCATCCAGAGACTATGGTACCTGTG GGTTCTGCTGATGATGGGCGTGTTGTTCTGCTGCGGCGCCGGATTTTTCATTCGCAGGCGGATGTATCCGTCCCCTCTGAGAGACGAGCCGGCCTTCAACGTCTCCTTCACCAGACACCCCGTCACCACTCCAG TTTCCCAGCAGCCGGGGAGCATGCAGGGCTTCGGGGTGAACGGGATGACGGGAGGCGACCCAGGGGGGGTCACCACCATGACGCACCCGACGTACCCGGCCCAGCCCGGCTCCACCCACATGATGATGGGTCCCTACCCTCCGCCCCCGTCCTACTGCAACCACCCGCCGCCGTCCTACGAACAGATTTTCCAAAACGGAGACAAGAAGTAA